AGTTTTTGGCGCCGATCGACCGTTCTTGGAAGTTCTCCAAGCGACTCTGTCCTTCGACTGGATACCACAGTTCGTCTACGAAGAAATTGTCGAATTGGTTGCTTAAATTTTATTCTTCCACAGACAATCCATCTTGCTGCAAGTTCTCGTGTGAAAAATTACAGTGGACAACAGATTTATACCAGAAAAAATTTGGCCTCAACATCATTCGTAATTATTCTTCGTATAAGGGGTCTCCTAACgataaaacatcgaaatcagGTGAATGCATCGAGGAGACGTTAAAAACGACAACCGTAAAACAAGAAGTTCCCAAGGACTGTTGTTCAAAGTTTGACGAAAAGGAAGAAGTATGTTCCGCGTCTGAAAGAACATGTCCGCCAGTTTTTCAGGAAGTTCCACCCGTGTGTAGACCAGCTCCTTGTCCGGACGTAGAAGATTATTGTCCCAGCAAAAGTAATATTTTAAGTTTCTGACACTCATTCTTCATATATTTTTAGGAATGTTCCACAATCGTAAAAAAATAGATAAGTAGATATCAGAAAATTTGATGTTGAAATATTTCCGCATTGCTCGATTACTTTGTATAGCTCAGAACGATAAAAGCATCTATATAGGGAAGACGCGTTATCATTAATGATCAATAATTGAACCGCGTTGTCATTTTTTAAGACAGCTTTTCTCTTTATCTATTATACGACCGTAACGCAATGTATAAAATAACATGTTGTTTCGAAAATAGCGTATGCTATTAATTATAGAGTAACTAAAAGCTGCTGATTTTGTGAATGCAGGCACCTATGAAGAAAAATTTTGGCGGCTGTTGTCTTTCCTTTCCATTCCCGTGATAATACTTATGTCGGGATACGTTTATTCAAGACAATTAGAAAAGCAGAACGAACCAAGACCTGAGTTCGTAGATGTCCCTTATTTACGGCGAATAGTAAAGGTATCCATTTTCCATCGAATCTCTCTAAACATATcaataatttaatattattctcCGAGAATCTTAACTTTTTTCAATAAAATAGTTTTTGTATGCGTGTACACGATGGTGATTGTATCTGCTCTTCGTGTCTTAATTATTCGATTAAATACACTTAGTTTTACGTAACGCATAAGAGTTATACTGATTCGCTAACCAAACGAAGCTCTCCGCATCGTGCATTTCTGGAAGGTAATCCATTTGTGCGGTATTCTCCATAATTGATTaatgaagtcttacgaatcgTTTACCTTCGCCACAGAAATTTGATACTTTCTTATCTATCTTTTATTCTCCGCGGCCTTTCATGCCCCGAGTACGCTTTCACGTTTGATCATTTTCCATCGTCACAAACTTTATTACGAGACCCTTCCTATCCCTGggaaataatttataaatatttccTATCTACAGCCTTTCCCATGGGGCGATGGCAGGCATACCTTGTTCCACAACCCGAAGAAAAATCCGATATCTCCGCATGGCTACGAAGTAGAAGATCGAAATGCCACGAACAAAGGCGAGCGAAAGGATTGAAGATAAATATAAAAGGAGGAAAAAATAGGAGCGAGGAAACTTTGCGCTTACCTTCCGCAATGGTTTCTAGCTTAACGCTACTCATCTATAGATTTGGCTTCAGAAAGAGCGCACACCCAGAAATGTTAAACCTAAAATTAGAAAACAGACGTATCATAAAATTGTGTCGAGGGTGTTTAAAACGTTTTGTGAAACACAGTGTGGATCACGGATTAAAGAGACCACGGAGTCACGCTGAAATACATCAAACGAGTCGTAAAATTACGTTTTCTATACATTTCCTCCCGAAAGTTGGTTAAGGCATATTATTCCTGACCGCAGGCATATTGTTCAAAGGCCGGATGCGCCGCATCcgccaaacgaatgaaaataacACCGCTATTACTGCCTAACTGGATTTGATCCTCGTAGTTTCGTTTGCCACTTTAACGTCACGTTTTTCTGCCACTCTATAAACTTTAATTGCAACTAAACCGTAGCGTGCGTTACGCTCTCAAAACCATCTTGTGGAATATTTATAGCAGCCATCACACACACCTCTCCATTTGGAGCGGGCAAAATAAAATCCAAGACACGATTGGACCACTTCAGTAGGTAAGAGCATAACAACGCCACACACTTGCTGCTCGTTTTCTAACACCGCTACTTTCCTCTGTCTCTAATCACGTCTCTACAAGAGTTCTAGATGTTTGCGCTGCATACATAAAACAGTCGTAAAATCGCGTTGGAACACGTGGACGCTCAAGCGGAAGGTCGGCGTTGGATAAGTCTCTCTTGAATCACATTCTTGCCCCCTTTCCTCCCGGTGCCTGGAGATATCTTCTGCTTACGTCACTGTACATGTGCATATCGTCTCGGCTGTTCCTTCCAGTCTGTTTTGACGTCACTCGCGTGTACCCTGACCATTCGTGACTGGAACATACTGCCGTGACTCTGTGTATCGCCGCCAACTGACTCCAATCAgtagaataatatatcttcgTCGGATTGGCAAGCTTCGAAAAGACTTCGATACAGTTCGCATAATAGATAGGATCGAATGTTCAACACGCTCCCGTTGAATTAACTGGGAAATTTAAATGGGTATATCTTTCGAGGAAAGTTTCAAATTTGTCAAGCACATATTCTAAACGAGAAAACAAAGTGTTTCTCTTCTAATTTCTGCGTAAACATGTTTTAGAAAGTTGTGATCATCAAAATTTCGTGGAAAGAACCGGAGGCTAGGACACTGATGATACTACTTTTCAAGGCCAGCCATTTTTCTACTTCTCAAACTCTTGTAACAAAGGTTGTGCGATTAAATGAAACTATTTCATCACTGTATCCAAGTTCTTCAGGCAAGTTCCGAGGAAAATTGAAGAGAGCATCCTCTTTATCCGTGGAAGACTGATCTCTGAAACCATCCAAAGGAAATCCAAAGGTCGTACGTTCATAATGAAATTATTTCTCCATTGTATCAAACTTCTTCAGTTGACTTTCAAGGGAGACTAAAGAGCATCTCTTTTATCCTCGGAAGATTGATCATTGAAACGATCCAAAGGTTACAATGAACATCAATCCGAGCGGCCTTTTCTCTCCCTTCCCGACATTTAAAGCTTCCACAAGAATTAAATCGTGCATGCCTATTCATAAAATATCTTTTATATATCACATCGTTCGTTGCACAAAAGAGGAACGATTTTTATCGTCCATCGAGCGTTCTGCCTTGCTTTTGTGCCAACTTGCACGGTGAAGGAGTCGTGCGCGTCGCAAACCATTTGCAATTTCTATTCCGTTGATAgacgaatattttattttccCCCTTTCGTAAATAGGCCGTCTCATCTGCCGGTATACGCGAGTTTGCCCGGTAACATTGTTGATTTATAGTAAGGGACATTGGGAGAACGTTTCACCCCGCGGGCTCGTTCATGGCTAATGTCAAAGGTCAGTTCTCTTCATTGGACGCGCATAGAGAACGTCCGACGAACAAAGTATCAACTCGTTAGCTCTATAAATTTTAATGCAATCGTATGTACACTACCGGAACGTTCTGCTCTAACCGAATGCCTCTCTAATTACATTATATTCATACAGCCTTCTATTCATTTGCCTTTTGCCATTTGCCTATCCTATTCTATCTAATTATCTTGTCCAATCTTATTCTATTATTCAATAGTATCGTTTTAGTCCCTCTTTATCTACTACTTTTTGTATTCCTCATTGGTTTTTGCTATTCAGAGTTCAATGAGAAGATACTCATCTGTTTCGCAGCGTAACCATGACTTTAACTATCTATATGCTCCACTTATATACGTTGCGATAACAACATCTGATTGCAATTATCAGCAATGTTTTTAAGCCAGCGTGCATCAAACCATTATTTTTAATTTCCCTTTGCCAACTGTTGACAATTCCCAGCGTTTCTTAACGATCACCTGTTCTTTGTTCTATGGAGCAGGTAATTCCCTGAAACAGCCGCttgaaagaggtgtcgcatccAGAGTAAGCAAGCCTCGTCTCGTTCATCGCCCACCGTGAATAGAGAGAACGGCTTTCGGCTTTAACTATTCAGAGCGGGGCGAAAAAAAGGAGATCTCTGTCTCGACAAGTGACACGCTCCCGCTACCACGTTTTATGCCGTTTTTTAATAACAGCAAGCGCTCGGCAGGGGGTCGACATGGTGTCCAAATGATACGACCCCCGACGAAACGCGTACTACCCTACTGGCGAACGTGTCAGTCCGTCGTCTTCACGGGAGCCTACTTGGTGTTATGGCGCATCTGGTCTCGCGTTTTCTTGCCCGCTCGGGGGTCGATCAATAGGCCAGGGAGGCGGCGGAGGCGGCTAACGGCGGCTAACGGCGGCTATCCAGTCAGTGACGGATCCAGAGATTTGCATTTTAAATCGGTCATTAATGAATCTATAAGATACCGTTTGAAACAATACTTTCCTTTAATCGAACCGCCTTCTCGACTCTCTCTATCATTAGCCGTGAATTGCAATTACGTTCCTCTCTGTTACCTATTCAAATGCAAGGATACATTTAGTATTTTGAAATATTCTCCAACAATCATTGTATAAAATTCTATAAGTACCAATATGTAGTATAAGTTAAGCGTTAGAGTGTGTATTACTGGAGAATTTACTTCATCAAGGTTTTCATAGAAGTTTATACGAGTCGTAAGACCGTGCGCCTTTATTCTACAGCACTGCGTCCGGATGACCGGGTCGTGGTGGTAGCAGGGGGCGCTCCGATTGGTCCAGCTCGATTTCGCGGGTTTGAGAAGTCGCGCGTGTCAACGGGCCCGCCAATCGGAGCGATCTCCGCTCCGTCAGTCAGTGGCCGCGCGTTGCCTACGTAACATTGTGACGTTACTATCTCGCGATTATCTTCCACGATCTTGTGATAAATTCCTGATTGCCTCGTCTCCTCGTGTACACGCTTGGCGATTTTAGATGAAACGAGTACAGGTCGCTCCTCGCTCATCCAAGTCATCCGAATCGTCCAATACCGGACGAGTTTGCTTGCCGATTCATTAGTGGAAACAAGTGTCTTTCCGCACGCGTGTACCATGCCCATTGAACGAGGCCCGTGTGGTATTTAAACTGTGCGACAGTGGGTTTTACGTGTAAGAATGAATTTGTAGAGATACATGCCTATCTAAGAGAGACGAGTGGCACGTTCCGAAAAATTTTTCGCGTCAAACAGTATCGTACGTGACGCGTACGTCGTGTACGTTTCGATGGTCGTCGATTAGCGTTTTCATTGACACCGCTGATTACCGGTTTCACGAGAATCGCGCTCTGTCGTGGTGGATTCCTGCGATTCACTTGGCCGTGCAAAAGGTGTGGCGCGAAAACCACGGTGCACACCTCCCGATAAGTGGGAGCAGGACGTTGAGCATATCGTTCCGTTTCACTCACCATctgccctatttctacgatgctcAAGGTTAAGGAAACCCTTTATCTGTAAGTACGTCGATGCCGCGTCGAATGCGCGTTTACGTGTTTCCCTGTGTGCGACGATATCGCCCCGCGATGTAGAAGACGTGACCGATGTCAACCGTTTAGAGACCTGTCAGCTGAGCCCGTCGAAAACTATTGGACGGAACTGACAAGTTACGGCCCAATCGCGGCCGCTCGCAGCACACTGTCGGAAGTGATATCGTTTTCAAACCGTGCATGGGTAATTAAGCGAAATATTTCGGATAGCACAAGTTCAAACGAAGCAAACCTTCTGGTTGTTAAATTAGAGATAAGTGTTTATAATCTTCTGGTTAGCACTGTCTACAATTGCTTCCGAGTATAGAAATTCTCGCTGTACATTGCTCTTCTCACGAGCAACGAATTTCACTGCAAGTTAGTGCCGTGATTAATTTATGATTTTTAGTATCTAAATCTTCGTGATAACTATAGATTAGGTATATACGAAGGATATCTCCATTGACTAATGCTCGCTTTTTACATgatcgtcaaaggaatgtataattCTTTCGTCCGCTGAAAGTAGTAATTTAGTACGCGTTTTGAATAACCGAGTACAGGTGGGTATAAATAAGTGTGTTACGCAATATTTTGTTTATTACTCTTCCGCGCTCCGGAAGTATTTGTAATTACCTCGAATATCAGCGTATGAAATATGCAAACCGGTTACAGTTGCGCGTGATGGCAATGTTTAAATAATGATTAGTTATTAACGTCGATGTTACGGAAAAGTCACTCATAAATAGATAAATCGATACGATCAAAACCACTCTTCTAATCGCGTTATTATTATACTTTATTCCTCGCATAAGTATTTCGAACAAAACATATGCGTACACTGTTTTTTCCTTTATCAATAATTAAAACAGTTGCGTACCGTAACTTCAGAGAATGATCAATCATTCAAACTTTACTTCAATCTTAAATTAACTGCAAAGGAGGAGAAGGACAAAAAGAGCGTGTACGTAACTTAAAAGAAGACAAAACCCATTGATATCGATGATGGTTATAGCGTCCACTGATTATTATTAATCCCCGCAAAACACCGTCGAACCCAGAATAGGTTTACGTGCAAACATAACGATTCGGCATTTGATGTGCTTCAATTACGGACTGAGGATGAACCGCCAGTCGATGCTGGCAGTGATCTTTACTGTTAACACACGGAAATAGATGAATAAACTTACGTGTTTATTCAGTTTCCCAATATATTTCCACATAACCAGATCGAAACGATAGGTAGATGGAAGGTTACGCCGTGAAGTACAGAAGCTACACGCGCGATAGTTGATAAAAAACAGCTTGAGCTCAGAACTGATCGGATCTGTTAGAAAGCAGGTCTCGAGAAGCATCGATCGATGGCATATACTCAGAGAAAAAAATCTCGATTGCAATGAGCGTCTTTTTTTGTAGTGTTCGAGCGGAAAATAGAACGGCTTTAAAGGGTTCGATACGGTTTAACATTTCCCTTGGTATTTTTATCTCCTTTTTAAGGTTCATCTTGATGTTATCATGAGGTTGAATGATAAAGAGGAAGCGACAGCCTTCGAGGGATCAGTGTCTATTGCGAGAGTGGACAGAGGGTAAACAACAGCGTTAAAATGTTGATAAAAGAGTATCGAATACCGCTGCCTCTCACCGTGGAGGAATATAGGATCGCTCAGCTTTATATGATAGCGGTAATTACCTTTCTCCCTCTCGTACAGGGATAGGCAAGTACATAATTAGGTGGTTTTAATTAAGCCTTTGTGTTCCTGTGTATCTGCTTGTTGTAGAAAAAATCTCGAGACGAAAGTCAAGGAGCAGGCAGCGGTGTGGAGATCATAGTGAACGAGCCTTACAGCAATGGCCCAGGTGGTAACGGACAATACACTCATAAAATTTATCACGTGGGAAGTCATCTGCCGGAATGGTTCAAGAGTCTATTGCCCAGATCGGCGTTAATCGCCAAGGAGGAAGCATGGAACGCTTATCCGTACACAAAAACGCGTTACACCTGTCCCTTCGTCGAGAAGTTCTCCATCGAAATAGAAACGTATTACTTTCCTGACAATGGTTACCAAGAAAATGTCTTCAAGCTGAGCGGTAGCGATTTAAGAAATAGGGTCGTAGGTGCGTATTTATAATTGCCACCTAACATGTCGCTGAAGGTAGAGATTTCCTTAAGCCTCGTCGTTTTCTATTACAACAGATCGGCATTGAGATCTATCGGCATAATTCGTCTCGCATAATCGAATTTCAGATTTAATTGACATAGTGAAGGATCAATACCCGGGCGACTATGTGAAAGAGGAGGACCCTAAACTGTACACGTCCCAGAAAACTGGTCGGGGACCGCTGACGGATTCATGGCTGGAGGAATACTGGACGGACGTAAAAGTATGAATTCAATGGTTCTACATATGTTTCTTTTGCTCGATGTAGTGTATAATACATACTTGGATCGATACTTTGGATCATTGTTTTGCCGTTTAGGGAAAGCAACAGCCGACGCCATCCGGGAAGTCGTTGATGTGCGCGTACAAATTATGCCGCGTAGAGTTCCGTTATTGGGGCGTGCAAACGAAATTAGAAAAGTTTATACACGACATAGGTCAGTACTGCGCGTAGCTATATTTGTCTGCTTCTCGTTTTTCAAAGAGTGTACACACTTTTAcagatattgtctgcagatagcCCACGGTATTCTGTAAATCGGGTATTCCGTGTCTTCCGTTGAAATGAAACAGATAGGACGCTGTATGCTTGAACAAAGTTCATTATTCGCGGCGTATACACCGCGAATAATGTACACAGACGGTTTGCAGACAATGTTTGTAAATGTATACGGGTTCAAGAGGTCAATGTCAAGCGTACAACACACATTTGTTCTCTTTGTAAGATGTCTAATATGAGACATTGAGATCTGACGGTGAAATTGAATTTTCAGCGTTGCGAAAAACCATGGTCAGAGCCCACAGGCAAGCATGGGCCTGGCAGGACGAATGGACTGGGTTGACTATGGAGGATATTCGAGAAATCGAACGACAAACGCAGCTAGCGCTACAGAAGAGGATGGCTAATACGGAGGGCAGCGAGGAATCTACGAATGACAATCAGGAAAATGCTACTTCTAACGCGACGATGACTCCTCAGGAGTCCGACGTTGCTATGACATTGGCTGCAACGTTGGGAAGTATCGAGAAGAACGAAGAACTTCAAAGTCCACCGAGTGTTAGAAAGTCAACCGACATGGCGATGACAAACACAGCCGTGAGTTCTGAAGGTGAAGTTAGCCCCGAAGATTCACCGACTGAAGTACCCGAGCTTAGGTAAAAATAGATGTAAAATCAGGATccgatttatttatatttttaaccaTAGAGTAACAAGTGCGATACGGTTCAGTTTATTTACCGTGATCGAACATGTTCCAGAAGCGCTCCGACTGATGAGAAGGAAGATACAAAGAGCAAGGTTTGGAAGAAGAACAAGCAGGCTATGAATTCACCGTGTTCGAATAAAAGTTTCGATATGCAGATAGCGAATTGGCGCATGGAAAGTATCGTGAGGGAATCGGAGTCGGGTAGCGAAGACGAATTCTTTGATTGTCAAGGTAAAACATCGAATTTTTTTTGTGCAAAGcatgtaaacaatatttccaagaatTTACACGCGTAATACTAACAATTGGCTAACGTAACTCGATCGTAAGGCAGATGCTTCGCCGGATTTCCTAGACACTGTGTGTATTCTTGTTTCAATCCGAATTGGACGTCAAACAAACACGAGGAGAAGGAACCGAAATGGTTATTCGATACTGTCATCTTTGTCTAAAGATAAACGGAAACCGTGTCTAGTAGAAATTCGTAGATTGCAAAGTAGAAAATACAGCATGACGATTGGTAATTATTATGTTTTCCGTTTTTTTCATGTGTGTACCCTCTCTGTTTTTTCTGTCGCATTCCACACTGCAGCTGGGTTCGTTATACCTATTATACGCGAAGGTAGGACACGTAGATTGTGATGAAATTCTTAGAACTTACACACATTTTAATGTGTTTTGTCCGAAGACGTAGTTGAAGGATAAAACGATCAACATTGACACTAGTGTGTTAGTATTCTTTACATATAAGTTAAGGAACATTGTACAATTGCAGTCATGCCTTTGTAGACCGAAAACAAGACAAATTTGCTCACAGAATTTTACACTTACATGAAGACCTGATTATATTATGTACGGATCTTCGTGCAGAAACATCGAGCATGGAAGTTCAATCAGGAAACAATCTATAACAGCATGAAACAGCATGGCTACGTAGATTAAAGACGTAACggcttctttcttcctctcaTACATTAAAACTGTTACTAAAAGCAAATGTTAAAACGTGAGGTATTTTTATCAAATAAAATTACTACTATCGATCTTATATTTCTTTAACTTATATCTTTTAATATTCTCTACTTTCTGTGATGTCCAATCAAAAGGGGAAACTCCTTCAATTTATATTATTTCATTTTCCTGTCTTAATACGAGTCACGGATGTTCAGAAAAGGCACGATGCATAAGCAATGTTAAAATTTCTGATTATACAGAGGACTTTGGCGATAACTCTTCATTATCTAAATGGAGTTCTTTGGATCTTCTAGCTGAAGAGGACGACAATACGTTCACTTCGCCTACAACAGCAACCAGAGAAGGTAAATTGCGATTAGCGACTAAAATGTTCGTATTCTTTTTGTCTGTTATTACGACttactttatttaaaacgtataCTTGCAGACGACACGATATTTTCACCGTCGTATCTCCAACGAATGGCTAGTGAACGTAGCAGTAAAAGGTTGCAAATTTCCACTTCAGCCAGTATGGACGCATCGTGTCCAGGTTCACCTCAACATTCGCCAACCCATCAAATCTGTAAAACTACTGTTCTTCTCATCGTAATGCACGCTGGAAGTGTACTaggtaattataaaaaaaatttgcatcttaaatagcacataatataaaaaaaaatatttcagaCGCCAATGTTGATCTAACGGCGAAGAAATCGGATATCACAACTTTTAAAGGAGCCTTCGAGTCAGTTATGCGACAACACTATCCTAGCATGGTCGGTCACGTTGCTATTAAGTTCGTTTCTTGTCCATCCATTTGTACCGAAGGTCTTGGTATTTTATCGAGGTAAAAGTGAAACGAGCAAATTGATTATATCTCTGTAATTAATCGTATTCGTATAAGTTATATTTTATCCTCGTGTAAAATATTGATCTACAAGCAAGTTTAAGATGTATTTTCCTTTAGTCTAAGTCCGTACAGTTTCGACGTGTCGCCTTCCTCTATGAATGCTCCTCAAGTGACGCACGATACCATCCCAATTGGTGCCATACCTCTGCTCGCTAGCTCTACTCCTGAATATCAGGACGCAGTTTCACGAGTTATAGCTGGAGCGAATCAAGTTTACCACGACTTCATCAAAAGCGAGGAGGGTCGTGGATTTATGGGGCAAATTTGTTTCGTTGGAGATTCAGTAGGAGCAATTTTAACGTACGATGCTTTATGTAAAACATCTTACTCTAGACATAACAGCGAGAGTAATATTTTGGATAATCAATGTATCGAGAACAACACAAACGCCGAGGACGGCAAACATTTGACTGCACCTTCGCCCAGAAGAAAGTCTTCTAGTTTAAGGTAAACAATTGTAATTCAATATATATTTACATATGTATAAATATGATGTGAAAGCAAAAGGTTGCATTATATAAAAAATACATTATTTTTCTTTCAGCGATAGCTCGCATTGTAAATTGGATTTCGAAGTGGGAGATTTTTTTATGTTCGGTAGTCCACTTGCTCTAGTATTAGCGTACAGAAAAATTTCCTCGGAAAAATCTAGTAATATAAGGAGGCCGTTGGTGAACCAGGTGTACAACTTATTCCATCCTACTGATCCTGTAGCTGCTAGATTAGAGCCACTGATCTCTGCAAAGTTTTCTCTTCTTGCGCCCGTCAACGTGGCTCGATACCAAAAATATCCACTTGGAAACGGTCAGCCTTATCACTTACGTATGTACCATCCTGAATTATACGTATAACAAGACTCAATTTCTATTATGGAGTAATTAACATtatgaataataaaatatttttagtgGAAGCAATTCAGACGAATCCGCAATTATTTACTGATGGATTAAACATTCCAAATATGTCGATATCTCATTTGAGACGATTATCAGATATATCGATTCATAGTACAGTGTCTGGTATGGTTGAAAATGTTCCTTTACAAGTAGTATCTAATTGTGAGTAAGAAAGAGTAGAATTAATGATAAATTAGCATTAACAATACGAAGAACGTCGATGTATCGTTTTCATTTCGGATAATATATTGTAGTAACGCAAAAATGGTGGGGCACCAAGAGATTAGATTATGCTCTCTACTGTCCAGAGGGTTTAGCAAATTTCCCCACGAACGCTTTACCTCACGTTTTCCACGCTAGCTATTGGGAATCTTCTGACGTTATCGCATTTATTCTACGGCAGTTAGGCAGATTCGATTTGCCGTTACTCACGAACGAGGAGAAAGAGTTAACTTGTTTCCGTCCAGGTCAACCTAGAGAGAAATGGAATAAGAAACGTACTTCCGTTAAGCTTAAGGCAAGTTTACCAACAAATTACAGCGACGCCAATGATATTGACTTCTAATTTACTATTTCAGAATGTTGCTGCCAATCATAGAGCAAATGACGTTATCGTTCGGGAAGGAGCACCGCAAGTGTTGGTTGCTAGATTTATGTACAGTCCAATTGATGTTATTGCATTAACAGGTATGTTTGACATAGCATGTGAACTATATGTATCGTGTACATTATATACAGTGATTCTAACAAGTGCAACTATAATTTTCCCAGGTGagaaagtagacattcatataATGAAAGATACTCCAGCAGGAGAATGGACGTATTTGTCAACCGAAATAACTGATAAAAATGGTAGAATAACGTACAAAATACCTGACGATAAAGCATTGGAATACGGACTATACCCGGTTAAGATGGTTGTTAGGTAATATTATTCCCCAATAACACAACTctgtcacagtaagagcactgcGATGATACTTGAGCCGCGTGACATTACTTCCATAGTTATCTAGAGAAAGATacataagaaagctataggaaagagtgagacagatgctaccGACCTtactctagaacccgtggcgccatctctgtgaaaagtgctcaaactggtcgcacatcgttatcgatagCGAAGTGAACactgaaaactactagcgccatctctcgaAGAAGCGCTGAAACTGGCCGGACATTAGTTCCagtacttttcacagagatggcgctagtagttttcagtGTTCACTTTGctatcgataacgatgtgcgaccagtttgagcacttttcacagagatggcgccacgggttctagagtaAGGTCggtagcatctgtctcactctttcctatagctttcttatatatctttctctctcttatatCTAAAGCgggacatataaaataaattagaataaaactaATGAGATATACATCCCGACAATACAAGTTTCTTACAGTAAAAGCACTATAATGTCACTTGCGCCGCGTAACACTATATATTTATAACGAAAAGAGTTTTTAAACCTCTATTGTATatcatcatattatatatcattatAATGGTAAATTATAATACGTCTAAAATGATATATCGATTTCCAGAGGTGATCATACTTCTGTAGACTTTTACTTGGCTGTGATTCCACCAAAGACAGAATGCGTGGTATTTAGTATAGATGGCTCGTTTACCGCGAGTATGTCTGTTAGCGGGAAAGATCCAAAAGTTAGAGCTGGAGCTGTTGACGTTGTCAGGTATGTACTTTGCCTACATTTTGCCTACATGCTGCTGGTGCATCTATTTC
This is a stretch of genomic DNA from Xylocopa sonorina isolate GNS202 chromosome 8, iyXylSono1_principal, whole genome shotgun sequence. It encodes these proteins:
- the LOC143426300 gene encoding uncharacterized protein LOC143426300, which encodes MALSFVCRLKISSLVSVNGATRSPLIKPNIEVSFPTSESIITLLDEKNRNTNVDYRCRSLNNWPKNISTYELSRTRLPTVNGEKSIYCWTASNKRIGQRIFLFDCGSSILSQFLAPIDRSWKFSKRLCPSTGYHSSSTKKLSNWLLKFYSSTDNPSCCKFSCEKLQWTTDLYQKKFGLNIIRNYSSYKGSPNDKTSKSGECIEETLKTTTVKQEVPKDCCSKFDEKEEVCSASERTCPPVFQEVPPVCRPAPCPDVEDYCPSKSTYEEKFWRLLSFLSIPVIILMSGYVYSRQLEKQNEPRPEFVDVPYLRRIVKPFPWGDGRHTLFHNPKKNPISPHGYEVEDRNATNKGERKD
- the Rdgb gene encoding retinal degeneration B; amino-acid sequence: MLIKEYRIPLPLTVEEYRIAQLYMIAKKSRDESQGAGSGVEIIVNEPYSNGPGGNGQYTHKIYHVGSHLPEWFKSLLPRSALIAKEEAWNAYPYTKTRYTCPFVEKFSIEIETYYFPDNGYQENVFKLSGSDLRNRVVDLIDIVKDQYPGDYVKEEDPKLYTSQKTGRGPLTDSWLEEYWTDVKGKQQPTPSGKSLMCAYKLCRVEFRYWGVQTKLEKFIHDIALRKTMVRAHRQAWAWQDEWTGLTMEDIREIERQTQLALQKRMANTEGSEESTNDNQENATSNATMTPQESDVAMTLAATLGSIEKNEELQSPPSVRKSTDMAMTNTAVSSEGEVSPEDSPTEVPELRSAPTDEKEDTKSKVWKKNKQAMNSPCSNKSFDMQIANWRMESIVRESESGSEDEFFDCQAGFVIPIIREEDFGDNSSLSKWSSLDLLAEEDDNTFTSPTTATREDDTIFSPSYLQRMASERSSKRLQISTSASMDASCPGSPQHSPTHQICKTTVLLIVMHAGSVLDANVDLTAKKSDITTFKGAFESVMRQHYPSMVGHVAIKFVSCPSICTEGLGILSSLSPYSFDVSPSSMNAPQVTHDTIPIGAIPLLASSTPEYQDAVSRVIAGANQVYHDFIKSEEGRGFMGQICFVGDSVGAILTYDALCKTSYSRHNSESNILDNQCIENNTNAEDGKHLTAPSPRRKSSSLSDSSHCKLDFEVGDFFMFGSPLALVLAYRKISSEKSSNIRRPLVNQVYNLFHPTDPVAARLEPLISAKFSLLAPVNVARYQKYPLGNGQPYHLLEAIQTNPQLFTDGLNIPNMSISHLRRLSDISIHSTVSGMVENVPLQVVSNLTQKWWGTKRLDYALYCPEGLANFPTNALPHVFHASYWESSDVIAFILRQLGRFDLPLLTNEEKELTCFRPGQPREKWNKKRTSVKLKNVAANHRANDVIVREGAPQVLVARFMYSPIDVIALTGEKVDIHIMKDTPAGEWTYLSTEITDKNGRITYKIPDDKALEYGLYPVKMVVRGDHTSVDFYLAVIPPKTECVVFSIDGSFTASMSVSGKDPKVRAGAVDVVRHWQELGYLIIYITARPDMQQQKVVSWLSQHNFPHGLLSFADGLSTDPLGHKAAYLNKLVQEHGVIIHHAYGSSKDISVYTAIDLKPNQIFIIGKVSKKHHSLATILQDGYAAHLSTLQAHGGSRPAQGNARMVIPRGQFGLPGQNASLRRRSSFRMAKRAISQPAPGKVVCLLERSTSVGPPISSQATSHARSTAPEKL